A region of Curvibacter sp. AEP1-3 DNA encodes the following proteins:
- a CDS encoding glycosyltransferase family protein — MENTPKNANVLLVTFRHELAETQLYPFHFYAKTLRQDFGVRCTQISIEALQAQARSGERCAPQTQIKRIFFQASFEMPAVEAVQALEFLKQAYPNANIAYMDWFAPLHIRPALYTDPYIDIYIKKQTYADFSQYGTPTAGDTNLSNYYGSRHGLPELAQQFVAPVNFERKLRLGSNFGLSTLMVDMFLGAAPVATGRDIDLHARIAVNGVPWYKAMRQEAKDAVDSLKGLKIASNGRVKRHKFYDELKRSKLCFSPFGYGEVCWRDYEAHATGALLLKPDMSHLRVLPNVFIPNETYVPLNWDLSDFAEKVEIFVKDEKTRSKIVRQAFEMNRDFIRSNSYSAFIAELM, encoded by the coding sequence GTGGAAAACACCCCTAAGAACGCCAATGTGTTACTGGTGACTTTTCGTCATGAGTTGGCCGAAACGCAGCTCTACCCGTTTCATTTTTATGCGAAGACTTTGCGCCAAGACTTCGGCGTGCGATGCACACAAATTTCAATTGAAGCGTTGCAAGCGCAAGCGCGCTCTGGCGAGAGGTGCGCACCACAGACACAGATCAAGCGAATTTTCTTTCAAGCATCGTTTGAGATGCCGGCTGTAGAGGCCGTGCAAGCCTTGGAGTTTCTGAAGCAAGCCTATCCGAATGCCAATATTGCTTATATGGATTGGTTTGCCCCTTTGCACATACGCCCGGCGCTGTATACAGATCCATATATTGATATATATATCAAGAAGCAAACCTATGCTGATTTTTCACAGTACGGTACTCCAACTGCAGGCGATACAAATTTGAGTAACTACTATGGCAGTAGACACGGCCTTCCAGAGTTGGCGCAACAGTTTGTGGCGCCGGTAAATTTCGAGCGAAAGTTACGTCTAGGAAGTAACTTTGGTCTTTCTACCCTGATGGTGGACATGTTCTTGGGTGCCGCACCCGTTGCCACTGGGAGAGATATTGACCTGCATGCCCGAATTGCAGTTAACGGAGTCCCTTGGTACAAGGCTATGCGTCAAGAGGCCAAAGATGCCGTTGACAGCCTTAAGGGTTTGAAAATCGCCTCGAATGGTCGGGTTAAGCGCCACAAGTTTTATGACGAGTTAAAGCGGAGCAAGCTTTGCTTTAGTCCATTTGGATATGGCGAGGTGTGCTGGCGGGATTATGAGGCGCATGCTACCGGCGCCTTGCTGTTGAAGCCTGATATGTCGCACCTTCGTGTATTGCCAAATGTGTTTATTCCAAACGAGACCTATGTACCCTTGAATTGGGATTTGTCTGATTTTGCGGAAAAGGTCGAAATCTTTGTCAAGGACGAAAAGACGAGATCCAAGATAGTTCGGCAAGCGTTCGAAATGAATAGAGATTTTATAAGATCCAATAGTTATTCTGCATTCATTGCTGAATTAATGTGA
- a CDS encoding acyltransferase family protein, whose translation MQGIQILRYFAAILVVIMHSHQAWNAKLGLKQYWGFGSVGVDIFFVISGFVMMYSTVPNNGSLGSRCRSALVFVKRRLIRVVPLYWIYTLIKLTLVIAIPSLAVRTLIDPLHVVSSFLFFPFPSPWGNFEPFLPVGWTLNFEMLFYIVFAAAICLGRNRMVFCFLTFLVINVVSKYTSFGALDFYSQSIIFEFLLGCLVALMVPRLETLKQRVPLGVLVIAIAVTYFYVFDHLMSLDRLIGWGIPSAILVMGVLCVEPRVMNIPFSGLLKKLGDSSYSLYLVHTFAVPALVMLFGKLDIDGLFLFMVCSLLFSTFLGLISYRYVEQPILARLKKII comes from the coding sequence ATGCAAGGGATACAAATATTACGGTATTTCGCAGCAATATTGGTTGTGATAATGCATTCCCATCAAGCGTGGAATGCGAAGCTTGGCCTAAAGCAGTACTGGGGTTTTGGGTCCGTAGGCGTTGATATATTTTTCGTCATTAGTGGTTTTGTAATGATGTATTCCACAGTACCAAATAATGGGAGTCTTGGTTCTCGGTGCAGAAGCGCTTTGGTTTTTGTGAAGCGAAGATTGATTCGGGTTGTGCCACTGTATTGGATATACACACTGATTAAGCTGACCTTGGTAATCGCCATCCCAAGCCTGGCTGTGCGTACGTTGATCGATCCTTTGCATGTGGTGTCTTCTTTTTTGTTTTTCCCTTTTCCGAGTCCTTGGGGGAACTTTGAACCCTTTTTGCCAGTTGGTTGGACTTTGAACTTTGAAATGCTTTTCTATATTGTCTTTGCTGCTGCTATTTGTTTGGGCAGAAATAGAATGGTTTTCTGTTTTTTGACTTTTTTGGTAATAAATGTTGTTTCAAAATACACCAGCTTTGGAGCTCTGGATTTTTATTCGCAGTCAATTATCTTTGAGTTTCTTCTTGGTTGTCTTGTGGCTTTAATGGTGCCACGCTTGGAGACCCTTAAGCAAAGAGTCCCTTTAGGTGTGTTGGTAATCGCCATAGCCGTCACTTATTTTTATGTTTTTGATCATTTGATGTCCCTTGATCGACTGATTGGCTGGGGAATCCCAAGTGCTATCTTGGTTATGGGCGTTCTGTGCGTGGAGCCGAGAGTAATGAATATTCCTTTTTCGGGTTTGTTGAAGAAGTTGGGTGATAGTAGTTACTCTTTATATTTGGTGCATACATTTGCCGTTCCAGCGCTTGTTATGTTATTCGGGAAATTAGATATTGATGGTCTATTCCTCTTTATGGTTTGCTCGTTACTTTTCTCAACATTTTTGGGTTTGATTTCCTATCGATATGTGGAGCAACCAATACTTGCTCGCCTGAAGAAAATAATTTGA
- a CDS encoding glycosyltransferase family 4 protein: MTKEIFIACPWNPNGGGMFKVADYLTQCQHSSSEYTASSARLVPLDTRGDGSALASLFVLIGALARILNGRINGNLAGVHVNMAERLSLFRKAAVVLLTRLLGLPVILHLHAAQLHHFYAELASPVQWCVRWAFSKATRVVVLGAAAQKFVTHTLQVPADRVSIVINGVPQPTFPRRPAGTSSRKLQLLFLGNLSERKGVSDLIAAIAQSKVFKSGLADAVFAGNGDIDGYTAKAVNAGVAELVSFAGWCDQKKAATLMANADVLVLPSYDEGLPLVILEALANGTAVICTPVGEIPHALVPGKEALFVEPGNVMELAAAIDSVLGDEVVRKALECDGRALYEREFSLDMFADSIARIHLECFGVASRNLANAEVNAK, from the coding sequence ATGACTAAAGAAATATTTATTGCTTGCCCCTGGAACCCAAACGGTGGTGGTATGTTCAAGGTCGCGGACTATCTGACTCAGTGCCAGCACAGTTCTTCTGAATACACTGCGTCAAGTGCTCGTTTGGTGCCTTTGGATACTCGAGGTGATGGAAGTGCATTAGCCTCTCTATTCGTGTTGATCGGTGCACTTGCTCGTATTTTGAATGGGCGCATTAACGGAAACTTGGCAGGCGTACACGTCAATATGGCTGAGCGACTCAGCTTGTTCCGTAAGGCGGCCGTAGTTTTGTTAACGCGTTTGTTGGGCTTGCCAGTGATTTTGCACTTGCATGCAGCCCAGCTTCACCACTTTTATGCTGAATTAGCTTCACCAGTGCAGTGGTGTGTGCGCTGGGCTTTTTCCAAGGCGACAAGGGTGGTTGTTTTGGGTGCTGCAGCTCAGAAGTTCGTTACCCATACCTTGCAGGTACCTGCCGATCGTGTTTCTATTGTGATCAATGGCGTGCCCCAGCCCACGTTTCCACGCCGGCCAGCTGGGACAAGCTCACGCAAACTTCAACTTTTGTTCTTGGGTAACTTGAGTGAGCGCAAAGGGGTCTCTGACCTGATCGCTGCTATTGCTCAAAGCAAGGTTTTTAAATCAGGACTTGCAGACGCAGTTTTTGCGGGCAATGGTGATATCGATGGATATACCGCTAAAGCCGTTAATGCAGGTGTGGCCGAACTTGTGTCTTTTGCTGGTTGGTGTGATCAGAAGAAGGCGGCCACGTTAATGGCGAATGCAGATGTATTGGTCTTGCCATCTTACGATGAAGGATTACCGCTGGTAATTCTGGAGGCGCTTGCAAACGGCACCGCGGTAATTTGCACGCCGGTGGGTGAGATTCCGCATGCGCTGGTTCCCGGCAAAGAGGCGCTTTTTGTGGAGCCTGGGAATGTGATGGAACTTGCCGCAGCTATCGATTCAGTCTTGGGTGATGAGGTAGTGCGCAAGGCCTTGGAGTGCGATGGGCGAGCCTTGTACGAGCGTGAATTTTCATTGGACATGTTCGCGGACAGCATTGCGCGTATTCATCTTGAGTGTTTCGGTGTCGCATCGCGGAACTTGGCAAATGCGGAAGTGAATGCCAAATGA
- a CDS encoding FAD-dependent oxidoreductase gives MIKSANSIEKGARLKADICIVGGGAAGISMALALSGKGLQVLLLESGKWEEDAASQALYQGTVADDRMHSPTDKYRQRRFGGSTTIWGGRCMPFDPIDFEERPWVPNSGWPITHEDLAPFYLRANQYLEAGKFEYDADQALLPGTGPLVQGFASKRLRTNGLERFSCPTNMAARYGNRLKAAADVRVLLEANCTGIRLAEDAGSVRFLEVATLAGNTFAVEAEEYVLATGGIEVARLLLASNDRCPSGVGNSFDVVGRYYMCHIAGNVGTLSIDGPVANVRHGYEVSPDGIYCRRRLQLTEQAQRELQVGNMVTRLHFPKITDPAHRSGVLSGLFLARFFISYEYGKRLKDGDRDSLGTYLRHIWNVVSDPIDTILFLSHWVTKRTLAARKFPSVILRNKTNRFSLEVHAEQVPRADSRVTLLDSKDALGMPRVKVDWRYSPEDIETVRKTLRAISEEFSNSGVGTFEFDERTLESDLLRFGAYGGHHVGTARMGLDPKTSVVDANCFVHGVANLSVASSAVFPTSSQANPTLAIVAISLRLANHILNKRHPDAIAREAAA, from the coding sequence ATGATTAAATCGGCAAACTCCATTGAAAAAGGGGCACGGCTAAAGGCGGATATCTGCATCGTGGGAGGGGGGGCCGCAGGTATCAGTATGGCTCTTGCACTTTCTGGGAAGGGCCTGCAGGTCTTGCTGCTCGAGAGCGGCAAGTGGGAGGAAGACGCCGCATCCCAAGCGCTCTACCAGGGAACGGTAGCTGATGACCGTATGCACAGCCCCACTGATAAATACCGCCAGCGCAGGTTTGGGGGCTCCACCACCATTTGGGGTGGTCGCTGCATGCCGTTCGACCCCATTGATTTTGAAGAGCGCCCATGGGTACCGAATAGTGGCTGGCCAATTACTCACGAGGACCTTGCCCCTTTTTACTTACGGGCCAACCAATATCTTGAGGCAGGCAAGTTTGAATATGACGCAGATCAGGCGCTGCTGCCTGGCACCGGACCATTGGTGCAAGGGTTTGCAAGTAAGCGCCTGCGAACCAATGGGTTGGAGCGGTTTTCGTGCCCAACAAACATGGCCGCACGTTACGGCAATCGGTTAAAAGCTGCGGCTGACGTGCGAGTGTTGCTGGAAGCAAATTGCACTGGTATCCGGTTGGCAGAGGATGCTGGGAGCGTCAGGTTCTTGGAGGTTGCTACTCTCGCCGGCAACACTTTTGCTGTTGAAGCAGAAGAATATGTTTTGGCAACTGGGGGTATTGAAGTAGCCCGTCTACTTTTGGCATCCAACGACCGATGTCCTTCTGGCGTGGGGAATAGCTTTGACGTAGTGGGCCGCTACTACATGTGCCACATTGCGGGGAACGTGGGCACGTTATCGATAGACGGGCCTGTAGCGAATGTTCGACATGGATATGAAGTGTCGCCCGATGGCATTTATTGCCGCCGTCGATTGCAACTTACGGAGCAAGCTCAGCGTGAACTGCAAGTTGGCAATATGGTCACACGCCTGCATTTCCCTAAGATTACTGATCCGGCACACCGCAGCGGAGTGTTGTCCGGCCTTTTCCTGGCACGTTTCTTCATAAGCTACGAGTACGGCAAGCGCTTGAAGGATGGCGACCGTGATTCTCTTGGCACCTATTTGCGGCACATATGGAATGTGGTGTCCGATCCGATTGATACGATTTTGTTCTTGAGCCACTGGGTCACCAAGCGGACCTTGGCAGCGCGAAAGTTTCCATCAGTTATTTTGAGGAACAAGACCAATCGCTTCAGTCTTGAGGTCCACGCTGAGCAGGTTCCGCGTGCAGATAGCCGTGTGACTCTCTTGGATTCGAAAGATGCCTTGGGTATGCCCAGGGTAAAAGTGGACTGGCGTTACAGCCCGGAAGATATCGAGACAGTGCGAAAGACACTGCGCGCCATTAGCGAAGAGTTCTCTAACTCAGGTGTGGGCACGTTTGAGTTTGATGAACGAACTCTGGAGTCTGATTTGTTGCGGTTTGGAGCCTATGGTGGCCACCATGTGGGCACCGCCCGAATGGGGCTGGACCCGAAAACGAGTGTGGTCGACGCCAATTGTTTCGTACATGGTGTGGCAAATTTGAGCGTTGCAAGTAGCGCAGTTTTCCCGACGTCCAGTCAAGCGAACCCGACCTTAGCAATCGTTGCGATTTCTTTGAGATTGGCTAACCATATCTTGAACAAACGTCATCCTGACGCGATTGCCAGGGAGGCAGCAGCATGA
- a CDS encoding NAD-dependent epimerase/dehydratase family protein: MTKSRILVLGGSGFVGKEVARQLSASDWAVPVVASRFAKSQGGLETIQVDTLDSASLAKALVGIQGVINCVAGEGRAISDGAAILVKAALAASKPRIIHMSSMSVYGTAEGVIDESHICRDDLGWYGHAKIEAEKRILEYAELGGEAVILRPGCIVGPGSRLWVDRIKTWLKAGRLGDLGAYGDGPANLVDVRDVAQAAVRGLALKLGTSQCEIFNIASPDSPRWNEYFSDLALQIGAIPLKTFGTRRLQLDAYAVGVPTKVVEKILQRILKKPAPLPEAIPPSLLGLWQQQIYLDSSKATSLLGLNWTKYGSKI; encoded by the coding sequence ATGACTAAATCACGAATTCTTGTCTTGGGTGGATCGGGTTTTGTCGGAAAAGAGGTCGCTCGGCAATTAAGCGCCTCAGATTGGGCGGTACCGGTCGTGGCATCCAGGTTTGCAAAGTCCCAAGGGGGACTCGAAACCATTCAAGTCGATACTTTGGACAGTGCTTCATTGGCCAAAGCCTTAGTTGGAATACAGGGCGTCATTAATTGTGTTGCGGGTGAAGGTCGGGCAATTTCTGATGGCGCTGCAATTCTGGTGAAGGCTGCACTTGCTGCGAGCAAGCCGCGAATCATTCACATGAGCTCTATGTCTGTATATGGAACTGCAGAAGGTGTGATCGATGAATCGCACATTTGCCGAGACGATCTTGGGTGGTATGGGCATGCCAAGATCGAGGCCGAGAAGCGAATATTGGAGTACGCTGAATTAGGGGGCGAAGCTGTCATTCTTCGGCCCGGTTGCATAGTGGGTCCCGGAAGTCGACTCTGGGTGGATCGCATTAAGACTTGGCTAAAGGCAGGCAGACTCGGTGACCTTGGTGCCTACGGTGATGGCCCTGCTAACTTGGTTGATGTACGTGATGTGGCTCAAGCCGCGGTGAGAGGGTTGGCGCTGAAACTAGGTACGTCGCAATGTGAGATCTTTAACATCGCGTCACCGGATAGTCCGCGGTGGAACGAATATTTTTCCGACTTGGCACTGCAAATCGGCGCAATTCCGCTAAAGACATTTGGAACAAGGAGATTACAACTGGATGCCTATGCGGTGGGAGTGCCAACCAAGGTAGTTGAAAAAATACTCCAAAGAATACTCAAAAAGCCGGCGCCTCTTCCGGAAGCCATTCCCCCGTCTCTTCTTGGCTTGTGGCAGCAGCAAATTTACTTAGATAGTAGTAAGGCAACGTCGCTTTTAGGGCTTAATTGGACGAAGTACGGCTCAAAGATCTAA